A genomic segment from Streptomyces sp. NBC_00459 encodes:
- a CDS encoding FxsB family cyclophane-forming radical SAM/SPASM peptide maturase → MPWGGSGAVLPVSCEQSRSTPGEFYAPWPLSVLDVHGLRRTGRRPVPVRQFTLKVHSRCNLSCSYCYIYHGADGSWRDRAPRVSPLVMRQTAHRIAEHASTHGLSEVRIALHGGEPLLSGPGVLVDYVRTVRAALPADCVLHATVQTNGTLLTAQTLVPLARENIRIGLSLDGGTPALNRRRVDHAGRPSWRRAVRAARLLTRNPQSYAGLLCTVDVTADPGEVYRSLAALRPPVLDLLLPHGNWSNPPPGLPARAPEAARTGDRGATPYGDWLAAAFDLWWDSGTDERPPPRIRLFSEIIALLLGLPSALEAVGLSPTAAVVVETDGTIEQLDSLKQTYEGAVLTGLDVFRNTFDETLDHPGMAARQIGVAALGATCRTCPVMATCGGGNYAHRYREGSGFRHPSVYCHDLEYLIRHIAAALRRDRN, encoded by the coding sequence ATGCCCTGGGGAGGTAGCGGCGCGGTGTTACCTGTGTCGTGCGAGCAGAGCCGTTCCACACCCGGCGAGTTCTACGCCCCCTGGCCGCTGTCCGTACTCGATGTGCACGGACTGCGCCGCACCGGCCGGCGCCCTGTCCCGGTTCGCCAGTTCACGCTCAAGGTCCACAGCCGCTGCAACCTCAGCTGCAGCTACTGCTACATCTACCACGGAGCCGACGGCTCCTGGCGGGACCGTGCCCCCCGCGTCTCGCCGCTGGTCATGCGGCAGACGGCCCACCGGATCGCCGAGCACGCGAGCACCCACGGACTGAGCGAGGTCCGCATAGCCCTGCACGGAGGCGAACCGCTCCTCTCGGGACCGGGTGTGCTGGTGGACTACGTCCGGACCGTCCGGGCCGCGCTGCCGGCGGACTGCGTTCTGCACGCGACCGTGCAGACCAACGGCACGCTCCTCACGGCGCAGACCCTGGTGCCGCTGGCCCGGGAGAACATCCGGATCGGTCTGAGCCTCGACGGTGGGACTCCCGCGCTGAACCGGCGCCGGGTGGACCACGCGGGGCGGCCTTCCTGGCGCCGGGCCGTACGCGCCGCGCGCCTGCTCACCCGGAACCCGCAGTCGTACGCCGGGCTGCTGTGCACGGTCGACGTCACCGCCGACCCCGGTGAGGTCTACCGCTCCCTCGCCGCCCTGCGGCCCCCGGTGCTCGATCTGCTGCTGCCCCATGGCAACTGGTCGAATCCGCCGCCGGGGCTGCCGGCGCGTGCCCCCGAAGCGGCCCGGACCGGCGACCGGGGCGCCACTCCCTACGGTGACTGGCTGGCCGCGGCCTTCGATCTGTGGTGGGACAGCGGTACGGACGAGCGCCCGCCGCCGCGGATCCGGCTCTTCTCCGAGATCATCGCGCTGCTCCTGGGGCTGCCGAGCGCGCTGGAGGCGGTCGGACTCTCGCCGACGGCTGCGGTAGTGGTGGAGACGGATGGGACCATAGAGCAGTTGGATTCACTCAAGCAAACATATGAAGGTGCGGTCCTCACCGGACTGGACGTGTTCCGCAACACCTTCGACGAGACACTCGACCATCCTGGCATGGCCGCACGCCAGATCGGGGTCGCGGCGCTGGGTGCCACCTGTCGCACCTGCCCGGTCATGGCCACCTGTGGGGGTGGAAACTATGCCCATCGCTATCGTGAAGGGAGTGGGTTCAGGCATCCCTCCGTCTACTGTCACGATCTTGAGTATCTGATCCGGCACATAGCGGCGGCGCTGCGCCGTGACCGGAATTGA
- the fxsT gene encoding FxSxx-COOH system tetratricopeptide repeat protein, translating into MADRSGGAGAHGHYVISYAGFNRPWAAWIAHQLEQLGHRTTLLRWDPPVSRSLAEALRGLLDASGRILLVLDDWYFNLGPRSDDEWTSALREVLPECEDRFAAVSVATRAIPPGGERLQPVDLRDLESGEARRRILVRLGLPTTGRPGSGDNAPRFPNDPPSVVNTPRRNLRFTGRDWALDELQSLLNRGGDGGARVVLRGISGVGKSQIAIEYAHRFGNDYDVVWFVSAGFRATAREQFADLAPRLELSVGGELGERIRAVHEALRKGKPHRRWLIIFDSADDMSQVKDLLPEGNGHVLVTTLTQDWATYGNLSEIPVKPFDREESVAYVRRRAPRLNEKEADQLAEAVQDLPLLLAQTAAWLDTNRMPAKEYIALIRTGGASQIGIRISDDYPMGFQTSWSITLNTLETNYPEASELLRLFALFSPDAIPVRLIQTAHPSDLPDYLASLAADPIRWYSALQRLSESTAVNLVYENSSEGEPQVGGATMHRLYHSFLTSTLPEERREALSFVASEVLSGADPRRPGYAREWLRYAELIPQLEVSGTLNSSKPVVRRLVLNCVEYLRARGEGGDGLLLCEKIIARWRNRLEPDDPDMLVLTHQHANMLRSVGRFREAEAVGRDVVERLVRLGKPADDDDLRRAKNGLGGTLNALGGYEEAHQLFQQAARENSQEWSNLAVSLMLLGRYQEAADTHQSILEARKAELGPAHPRTLLSGLYYAWTLRLLGRYTDARSQQEANLLLRRDMDPWHPHALLAAHNLALCLRRVGDLAKAEECMRDVVERSLQQRGSRHPDTLHAQADYSSFLREHGDLGQSRKLADEVVDRYRDMVGPDHPFTIGTTGNIGLILRKYGEHEEALGIAESVCDRMAAAVGVDHPWSLGCALNLSGARNFVGDEEGAARLSAETLERAMRVLGEHHPMTLSCKASLSADLRSLHRGDQATRLEQEVLHELTRAYGSSHPHTKAVARRDRPYWDFEPQPT; encoded by the coding sequence ATGGCGGACCGGTCCGGGGGAGCCGGGGCCCATGGCCATTACGTCATCAGCTACGCGGGATTCAACCGGCCCTGGGCCGCCTGGATCGCGCATCAGCTGGAGCAGCTGGGCCATCGGACGACACTGCTGCGCTGGGACCCGCCGGTCAGCAGATCGCTGGCCGAAGCCCTGCGCGGCCTGCTGGACGCGTCCGGACGGATTCTGCTCGTCCTGGACGACTGGTACTTCAATCTCGGTCCCCGGAGCGACGACGAGTGGACCTCCGCCCTGCGCGAGGTGCTGCCGGAGTGCGAGGACCGGTTCGCCGCCGTGAGCGTCGCCACGCGAGCGATCCCACCCGGTGGTGAACGCCTGCAACCCGTCGACCTGCGCGACCTGGAATCAGGGGAGGCCCGACGGCGGATCCTGGTCCGTCTGGGACTGCCGACCACGGGCAGGCCCGGGAGCGGCGACAACGCCCCGAGGTTCCCCAATGATCCGCCGTCCGTGGTCAACACTCCGCGCCGGAACCTTCGATTCACCGGCCGTGACTGGGCGTTGGACGAGCTTCAGTCGCTGCTGAACCGTGGCGGCGACGGTGGCGCGCGGGTGGTCCTGCGCGGAATCTCGGGAGTCGGCAAGAGTCAGATCGCGATCGAGTACGCACACCGCTTCGGCAACGACTACGACGTGGTCTGGTTTGTCAGCGCGGGCTTCCGGGCCACGGCGCGCGAGCAGTTCGCCGACCTCGCACCGCGTCTGGAACTGTCGGTCGGCGGGGAACTCGGTGAGCGGATCAGGGCCGTGCACGAGGCGCTGCGCAAAGGGAAGCCCCACCGTCGCTGGTTGATCATTTTCGACAGTGCGGACGACATGTCGCAGGTCAAGGACCTACTGCCGGAAGGAAACGGGCATGTCCTGGTCACCACACTGACGCAGGACTGGGCCACCTACGGCAACCTCTCCGAGATCCCCGTCAAGCCGTTCGACCGCGAGGAATCCGTCGCCTATGTGCGCCGCCGAGCCCCGCGCCTCAACGAGAAGGAGGCCGACCAGCTGGCGGAGGCCGTGCAGGACCTGCCGCTCTTGCTGGCCCAGACGGCCGCCTGGCTGGACACCAACCGGATGCCCGCCAAGGAGTACATCGCGCTGATCCGGACGGGCGGGGCCAGCCAGATCGGCATCCGCATCTCGGACGACTACCCCATGGGGTTCCAGACGAGCTGGTCGATCACTCTCAACACCCTGGAGACGAACTATCCGGAGGCGTCCGAGCTGCTGCGACTGTTCGCGCTCTTCTCGCCGGACGCCATCCCCGTACGCCTCATCCAGACCGCTCACCCGTCCGATCTTCCCGACTATCTCGCCTCCCTCGCGGCTGACCCGATCCGTTGGTATTCGGCCCTGCAACGCTTGTCGGAGTCCACTGCGGTCAATCTCGTCTACGAGAACTCGTCGGAAGGCGAGCCACAAGTGGGAGGCGCGACCATGCACCGGCTGTACCACAGCTTCCTGACCAGCACGCTTCCCGAGGAGCGGCGGGAGGCCTTGTCCTTCGTCGCATCCGAAGTGCTGTCCGGCGCGGACCCGCGACGTCCCGGATACGCCAGGGAATGGCTCAGGTACGCCGAGCTGATCCCGCAGCTGGAGGTTTCCGGAACGCTCAACAGCAGCAAGCCGGTGGTACGCAGACTGGTCCTGAACTGTGTGGAGTATCTGCGCGCGCGGGGCGAGGGCGGCGACGGACTCCTGCTGTGCGAGAAGATCATCGCCCGTTGGCGGAACCGGCTGGAGCCGGACGACCCCGACATGCTGGTGCTGACCCACCAGCACGCCAACATGTTGCGCAGTGTCGGCCGCTTCCGGGAGGCGGAAGCGGTGGGGCGCGACGTGGTGGAACGACTGGTCCGCCTGGGCAAGCCGGCCGACGACGACGATCTGCGGCGGGCGAAGAACGGCCTGGGCGGCACGCTCAACGCCCTGGGCGGCTACGAGGAAGCGCATCAGCTCTTCCAGCAGGCCGCGCGGGAGAACTCGCAGGAGTGGTCCAATCTCGCCGTGTCGCTGATGCTGCTGGGCAGGTACCAGGAGGCGGCCGACACACACCAGAGCATCCTTGAGGCGAGGAAGGCGGAACTGGGGCCGGCCCACCCGAGGACGCTGCTGTCGGGTCTGTACTACGCCTGGACACTCCGCCTCCTCGGCCGCTACACGGACGCCAGGTCCCAGCAGGAAGCCAACCTTCTCCTCCGGCGGGACATGGACCCGTGGCATCCGCACGCCCTGCTCGCCGCGCACAACCTCGCCCTGTGCCTGCGCCGTGTCGGAGACCTGGCGAAGGCCGAGGAATGTATGCGCGACGTCGTGGAACGCAGCCTTCAGCAGCGAGGCTCCCGCCACCCCGACACGCTCCACGCCCAGGCGGACTACTCCAGCTTCCTCCGTGAGCACGGCGATCTCGGCCAGTCCCGCAAGCTGGCCGACGAGGTTGTCGACCGTTATCGGGACATGGTCGGGCCCGACCACCCGTTCACCATCGGGACGACGGGCAACATCGGCCTGATCCTGCGGAAGTACGGCGAGCACGAGGAAGCCCTGGGGATCGCCGAGTCCGTGTGCGACAGGATGGCCGCCGCGGTGGGGGTCGACCACCCCTGGTCACTCGGCTGCGCCCTCAACCTGTCCGGGGCGCGCAACTTCGTGGGAGACGAGGAAGGCGCCGCGCGGCTCAGTGCCGAGACACTGGAACGAGCCATGCGGGTGCTGGGCGAGCATCACCCCATGACCCTGTCCTGCAAGGCGTCTCTCTCCGCCGATCTGCGTTCACTGCATCGCGGCGACCAAGCGACGAGGCTGGAACAGGAAGTCCTTCACGAACTCACACGCGCCTATGGTTCCAGCCATCCGCACACCAAGGCCGTGGCCCGCAGGGATCGCCCCTACTGGGATTTCGAACCCCAGCCGACATGA
- a CDS encoding FxsB family cyclophane-forming radical SAM/SPASM peptide maturase codes for MAPPPWPAQGLDVEAVRRTTGARPIPFQQFVLKVHSRCNLACTYCYVYEGPDQSWRERPRAVPADVVDAAARRIAEHAAAHQLRDVHVNLHGGEPLLSGPGPLVRYVAAVRRAVAEQAGEDAYQVHVTTQTNATLLTDAVVTELADAGIKIGVSLDGGLARHNSRRVDHRGRPAWPAATRGLRILQRYPDTYAGILCTIDPATDPVEVYSSLLEFTPPSLDLLLPHANWSAPPPGAGTNGPEPYGRWLAAVFDQWFDADRVLTTIRLFTEIIGLLMGVSSRTEAVGTSPVVAVVVDTDGAIEQVDSLKTTYAGAPVTGFDVFRHAFDLVLDHPGIAARQLGLAALSAKCQECALVQVCGGGNYAHRFRADTGFLNPSVYCRDLEHLIRHIAGRLSSAVGDARLREA; via the coding sequence GTGGCACCGCCACCGTGGCCCGCCCAGGGTCTCGACGTCGAAGCGGTCCGGCGTACCACGGGCGCTCGCCCCATCCCCTTCCAGCAGTTCGTGCTGAAGGTGCACAGTCGCTGCAATCTCGCCTGCACCTACTGCTACGTCTATGAGGGCCCCGACCAGAGCTGGCGCGAACGCCCCCGTGCGGTGCCTGCCGATGTCGTGGACGCGGCTGCCCGGCGCATCGCCGAGCATGCCGCGGCGCACCAGCTGCGTGACGTGCACGTCAACCTCCATGGCGGCGAGCCGTTGCTGTCCGGCCCGGGGCCCCTGGTCCGGTATGTCGCCGCCGTGCGACGGGCCGTGGCCGAGCAGGCGGGTGAGGACGCGTACCAGGTGCACGTCACCACCCAGACGAACGCGACCCTGCTCACCGACGCAGTCGTCACGGAACTAGCCGACGCCGGGATCAAGATCGGTGTCAGTCTCGACGGCGGCCTCGCCCGGCACAACAGCCGGCGCGTCGATCATCGGGGACGTCCTGCCTGGCCCGCCGCGACCCGCGGGTTACGCATCCTCCAGCGGTATCCGGACACGTACGCCGGGATCCTCTGCACCATCGACCCCGCCACCGATCCCGTCGAGGTCTACTCCTCGCTGCTCGAGTTCACGCCGCCGAGCCTGGATCTGCTGCTGCCGCACGCCAACTGGTCCGCTCCGCCGCCCGGAGCCGGTACCAACGGCCCTGAACCGTACGGACGTTGGCTCGCCGCCGTCTTCGACCAGTGGTTCGATGCGGACAGGGTGCTGACGACCATTCGGCTGTTCACCGAGATCATCGGACTGCTCATGGGAGTGTCCAGCCGTACCGAAGCGGTGGGGACCTCGCCCGTCGTGGCGGTCGTCGTCGACACCGACGGGGCGATCGAGCAGGTCGACTCGCTCAAGACCACCTACGCGGGGGCTCCCGTCACCGGCTTCGACGTCTTCCGGCACGCCTTCGACCTGGTGCTCGATCATCCCGGTATCGCCGCCCGCCAGCTCGGGCTGGCCGCTCTCTCGGCCAAGTGTCAGGAGTGTGCTCTGGTTCAGGTGTGCGGCGGTGGCAACTACGCCCACCGCTTTCGGGCGGACACCGGTTTCCTGAATCCGTCCGTCTACTGCCGTGACCTCGAACATCTGATCAGGCACATTGCCGGGCGGCTCAGTTCGGCAGTCGGTGACGCACGATTGCGGGAGGCTTGA
- a CDS encoding toll/interleukin-1 receptor domain-containing protein codes for MFISHSARGDTYATEVRLQVVHGLRERGYDVLVDADGLLPGEKWYPRLYEWLLECQAAVVLLNGAALTSGWVHREVDILMWRHHFNRSFFVLPAPVGDVTPEDMRGAGFEDLMSLQLVQRTVGPAGREIPDPVDAAAAIVRAFPPLPPQPDDDDPVQRWAEDITAQLSQVRTMSRLASMGRALGLHDRHLAGAPVSDVSCGFLAAQMLHTHDAVRLRNAVGEIARHMDSTALDQLVHLVLPVWIDPTSARRVLPGEDGDEPRTVVLAVRNPITGEYYLGRAFCMDHSRYTPIVVSAPPPGEEDPEEELRYRCERTIRARFGMTDREPLASAPQLPDCDTYVVIFAEHCSLEEAERVVDWLHGQIPWLHILLIPRDELTDDDPRPGQLAEASLLVPEFGADDERIAIRVAYGMLNDWGHGRGGDDGRPGPIRGKG; via the coding sequence GTGTTCATCAGCCACAGCGCGCGCGGCGACACCTATGCCACGGAGGTGCGCTTACAGGTCGTACACGGACTGCGGGAGCGTGGCTACGACGTTCTGGTGGACGCCGACGGACTGTTGCCGGGAGAGAAGTGGTATCCGCGGCTGTACGAGTGGCTGTTGGAGTGTCAGGCGGCTGTCGTACTGCTCAACGGGGCGGCACTGACGTCGGGTTGGGTGCACCGAGAGGTCGACATCCTGATGTGGCGGCACCACTTCAACCGTTCCTTCTTCGTGCTGCCGGCGCCGGTGGGAGACGTGACGCCGGAGGACATGCGCGGGGCCGGCTTCGAGGACCTGATGTCCCTTCAGCTCGTACAGCGGACGGTCGGCCCGGCCGGGAGGGAGATCCCGGATCCCGTTGACGCCGCAGCCGCGATCGTACGGGCGTTCCCGCCGCTGCCGCCGCAGCCCGATGACGACGACCCCGTACAGCGCTGGGCCGAGGACATCACCGCCCAGTTGAGCCAGGTACGGACGATGAGCCGGCTCGCCAGCATGGGACGGGCACTCGGGCTGCACGACCGGCATCTGGCGGGCGCTCCGGTGAGCGATGTCAGCTGTGGGTTCCTCGCCGCGCAGATGCTGCACACCCATGACGCCGTACGACTGCGCAACGCCGTCGGGGAGATCGCCCGGCACATGGACAGCACCGCGCTCGACCAGCTCGTTCATCTGGTGCTGCCGGTCTGGATCGACCCCACCTCGGCACGACGCGTGCTGCCGGGCGAGGACGGGGACGAGCCCAGGACCGTGGTCCTCGCCGTGCGGAATCCGATCACCGGGGAGTACTACCTCGGGCGGGCCTTCTGCATGGACCACAGCCGGTACACGCCCATCGTGGTGAGCGCGCCGCCGCCGGGCGAGGAGGACCCGGAGGAGGAACTGCGGTACCGGTGCGAGCGGACCATACGGGCACGGTTCGGCATGACGGACCGGGAACCGCTGGCCAGCGCCCCGCAGTTGCCGGACTGCGACACGTATGTGGTCATCTTCGCCGAGCACTGTTCCCTGGAGGAAGCGGAACGGGTGGTCGACTGGCTGCACGGGCAGATTCCGTGGCTGCACATTCTGCTCATCCCGAGGGACGAACTGACCGACGACGACCCGAGACCCGGGCAGCTCGCCGAAGCCTCCCTGCTGGTACCGGAGTTCGGGGCCGACGACGAGCGGATCGCGATCAGGGTCGCGTACGGGATGCTCAACGACTGGGGCCACGGCCGGGGCGGCGACGACGGCCGGCCTGGCCCCATCAGGGGGAAGGGATGA
- a CDS encoding MoxR family ATPase, with amino-acid sequence MAGHQSPEEWFRSPDRGDGEIYVMSPRIEEAVMVALATGRPLLLRGRPGSGKSSLAPFIARQRGWRYYDHVITYATRSTELLWRYDSVRRLADAQAYRRGAVGLDDASYVEPGVLWWALAPQSARRRGRAVGQGAAAGECLDPSADINTGRSPDHAVVLIDEIDKADPDVPNSLLVPLGSHRFTVVETGAEVGLEPPTGDIDPRFARHLVVITTNDERELPQAFLRRCVVETLPDHDVPSLVRIAEEHMKTWHGSAGDAELRLAEALAVELGKVREQAMTIGLREPSTAEFLDALRACLTLGITLGSERWEWLKNCVLIKRQQIAGHEW; translated from the coding sequence ATGGCCGGACACCAGAGCCCCGAGGAATGGTTCCGCAGTCCTGACCGGGGGGACGGCGAGATCTATGTGATGTCACCCAGGATCGAGGAAGCGGTGATGGTGGCGCTCGCCACCGGGCGGCCGTTGCTGCTGCGCGGCAGGCCCGGCTCCGGCAAGTCCTCGCTCGCGCCCTTCATCGCCCGGCAGCGCGGATGGCGCTACTACGACCACGTGATCACCTATGCCACTCGGTCGACCGAACTGCTGTGGCGCTACGACAGCGTCCGCCGACTTGCCGACGCGCAGGCCTACCGGAGGGGAGCGGTCGGGCTCGACGACGCCTCCTACGTGGAGCCGGGAGTGCTGTGGTGGGCGCTGGCACCGCAGTCGGCGCGGCGTCGAGGGCGGGCCGTCGGCCAGGGGGCTGCCGCGGGCGAATGCCTCGACCCCTCGGCCGACATCAACACCGGCCGCAGCCCCGACCATGCCGTCGTACTCATCGACGAGATCGACAAGGCCGACCCGGACGTGCCCAACAGCCTTCTGGTGCCGCTGGGTTCGCATCGGTTCACGGTGGTGGAGACCGGTGCCGAAGTGGGTCTGGAACCGCCGACCGGAGACATCGACCCTCGGTTCGCCAGGCATCTCGTCGTCATCACGACCAATGACGAGCGTGAGTTGCCACAGGCCTTCCTGCGGCGGTGTGTCGTGGAGACGCTGCCCGATCACGATGTACCGAGCCTGGTGCGGATCGCCGAGGAGCACATGAAGACCTGGCACGGGAGCGCCGGAGACGCCGAGCTGAGGCTGGCGGAGGCGCTGGCCGTGGAGTTGGGCAAGGTGCGGGAGCAGGCGATGACGATCGGCCTGCGGGAACCCAGTACCGCCGAGTTCCTCGACGCGCTGCGTGCCTGCCTCACCCTCGGCATCACTCTCGGCAGCGAACGCTGGGAATGGCTGAAGAACTGTGTGCTGATCAAACGGCAGCAGATAGCGGGGCATGAGTGGTGA